A genomic region of Podarcis raffonei isolate rPodRaf1 chromosome 13, rPodRaf1.pri, whole genome shotgun sequence contains the following coding sequences:
- the LOC128400880 gene encoding zinc finger protein 501-like, which translates to MEQEEDLITQSSRDLPEAPRGHIAGGGPGVGGLAGEPAPYKCSICRKRFNKTSNLVQHEKIHTGEKPYKCSQCGKRFTRSNNLAEHERIHTGEKPFKCPECGKTFNRSSILLRHRRIHTGDKPYKCPRCGKSFDESARLRVHQRTHLTEVAYLIDSNGEAMAIDTSGVAHSCSDCGKTFSLYSNLTKHQRIHTGEKPYRCAQCGVHFSEASNLIRHQRYHARDKPFQCPMCQKSFGQSSHLIQHQRIHTGERPHKCPDCGKSFIENSTLRKHQRIHTGERPHRCVECGKSFSLSSHLVTHQRSHTGERPYKCEECGKGFADTSSLIIHRRSHTGEKPYKCDVCGKAFVLSSVYLNHRRTHTGEKPFGCPDCGRAFRQWSQLVIHRRLHTGERPYKCPYCNKGFCDSSTLTKHKRTHTGEKPNTCAKCGVSFGSKAQLVEHQTLHGGEASALAIL; encoded by the coding sequence ATGGAGCAGGAAGAGGATCTGATTACCCAGAGTTCAAGGGATCTACCTGAGGCTCCTAGAGGACACATAGCAGGCGGTGggcctggggtggggggacttGCGGGCGAGCCGGCCCCTTACAAGTGCTCCATTTGCCGAAAGAGGTTCAACAAGACATCCAACCTGGTCCAGCACGAGAagatccacacgggcgagaagccctacaaaTGCTCGCAGTGCGGGAAAAGGTTCACCCGGAGCAACAACCTGGCCGAGCACGAGaggatccacacgggagagaagcctttCAAATGTCCTGAGTGCGGGAAGACCTTCAACCGCAGCTCCATTCTGCTCAGGCACCGGAGGATCCATACGGGAGACAAGCCCTACAAGTGCCCCCGGTGCGGGAAGAGTTTCGACGAGAGCGCCCGGCTCCGGGTGCACCAAAGGACTCACCTGACAGAGGTGGCCTACCTCATCGACAGCAACGGGGAGGCCATGGCCATCGACACGAGCGGCGTGGCCCACAGCTGCTCCGACTGCGGCAAGACCTTCAGCCTCTACTCCAACCTGACGAAGCACCAGAGGAttcacacgggcgagaagccgtacCGCTGCGCCCAGTGCGGGGTCCACTTCAGCGAAGCCTCCAACCTGATCCGCCACCAGAGGTACCACGCACGAGACAAGCCCTTCCAGTGCCCCATGTGCCAGAAGAGCTTCGGCCAGAGCTCGCACCTCATCCAGCACCAGCGCATCCACACGGGCGAGCGGCCCCACAAGTGCCCCgactgtgggaagagcttcatcgAGAACTCAACGCTGAGGAAACACCAGCGGATCCACACCGGGGAGAGGCCCCACCGGTGCGTGGAGTGCGGCAAGAGCTTCAGCCTCAGCTCCCACCTGGTGACGCACCAGAGAAGCCACACCGGGGAGCGGCCTTACAAATGTGAGGAGTGCGGGAAGGGCTTTGCCGACACGTCCTCCCTCATCATCCACCGGCGGAgccacaccggggagaagccctacaagtgcgaCGTGTGCGGCAAGGCCTTTGTGCTGAGCTCCGTCTACCTGAACCACCGCCGGActcacaccggggagaagcctTTTGGCTGCCCCGACTGCGGCCGCGCCTTCCGCCAGTGGTCGCAGCTGGTCATTCACCGGAGACTCCACACGGGCGAGCGGCCCTACAAATGCCCCTATTGCAACAAGGGGTTCTGCGACAGCTCCACCCTGACGAAGCACAAAAggacccacacgggagagaagccaaaCACGTGCGCCAAGTGCGGGGTGAGCTTCGGCTCGAAGGCCCAGCTGGTGGAGCATCAGACGCTGCACGGGGGAGAGGCGTCCGCTCTGGCTATCCTGTAG